In Halorhabdus tiamatea SARL4B, a genomic segment contains:
- a CDS encoding alpha/beta hydrolase encodes MRADEMDPQAQAVVDRRLGISPIADHDHRVLRLLQRVSTWFGNRDPPAVGATTDGSIPGPESDLRVRLYRPDAPGPYPTIVFFHGGGFVLGSIGTHDWLCRQLTRETGAVVVSVDYRLAPEHPFPAAVEDAYAATQWAADNPDRLASDGTLAVAGDSAGGNLAAVVALMARDRGEPDIDYQTLLYPGIGIHEGQESVRQNDGIVLSLADIEWFEDCYYDGEIHQRNPYADPAAACDLAGVAPATVVTAGFDPLRDGGVDYAERLATDGVDVTHRHYPDMIHGFATSPRIDRAEEVVGDIATDIADAVDRS; translated from the coding sequence ATGCGCGCAGACGAGATGGACCCACAGGCACAGGCCGTCGTCGACCGACGGCTCGGCATCTCGCCGATCGCCGATCACGATCACCGGGTCTTGCGCTTGCTGCAGCGGGTGAGTACCTGGTTCGGCAACCGCGATCCGCCAGCGGTCGGCGCGACCACTGACGGCTCCATCCCAGGGCCCGAAAGTGACCTCCGCGTCCGTCTTTACCGCCCGGATGCGCCCGGGCCGTACCCGACGATCGTCTTCTTCCACGGCGGTGGGTTCGTCCTCGGGAGTATCGGGACTCACGACTGGCTGTGTCGGCAGTTGACCCGCGAGACGGGCGCGGTCGTCGTCTCCGTCGACTATCGGCTCGCCCCCGAACACCCGTTTCCGGCGGCTGTCGAGGACGCCTACGCAGCCACGCAGTGGGCCGCGGACAACCCCGACCGGCTCGCTTCCGACGGGACACTCGCGGTGGCGGGCGACAGCGCCGGCGGGAACCTCGCGGCTGTCGTCGCACTCATGGCCCGGGACCGAGGCGAACCCGACATCGACTACCAGACACTGCTCTACCCCGGGATCGGCATCCACGAGGGCCAGGAGTCCGTCCGGCAGAACGACGGCATCGTGCTCTCACTCGCCGATATCGAGTGGTTCGAAGATTGCTATTACGACGGCGAGATTCACCAGCGCAATCCGTACGCCGATCCGGCGGCGGCCTGTGATCTCGCGGGTGTCGCCCCCGCGACGGTCGTGACTGCGGGGTTCGATCCGCTCCGGGACGGTGGCGTCGACTATGCCGAACGACTTGCGACCGATGGCGTCGACGTCACCCATCGCCACTACCCGGACATGATTCACGGGTTCGCGACCTCGCCGAGGATCGACCGGGCCGAGGAGGTCGTCGGCGACATCGCTACTGATATCGCTGATGCGGTCGATCGGTCGTGA
- a CDS encoding Hsp20/alpha crystallin family protein, with amino-acid sequence MSALRDALSDLPSAVFADLLESESAYLLVIDLPGATADTVEAHTEGHRLSIEARRAKDVPTDFEYVSEERSLFLDVDLPLPPDVKADGISGTVDHGVLEITLPKTSETETESIPIEDA; translated from the coding sequence ATGTCAGCACTCCGTGACGCACTTTCAGACCTCCCGTCGGCCGTCTTCGCCGACCTCCTGGAGTCGGAGTCGGCCTATCTGCTCGTGATCGACCTGCCCGGCGCGACCGCCGATACGGTCGAGGCACACACAGAGGGCCATCGGCTCAGCATCGAAGCCCGCCGCGCCAAGGACGTCCCGACTGACTTCGAGTACGTCTCCGAGGAGCGCTCGCTGTTCCTCGACGTCGACCTCCCGCTACCGCCGGACGTGAAAGCCGACGGAATCTCGGGCACTGTCGATCACGGTGTCCTCGAGATCACCCTCCCGAAGACGTCCGAGACCGAAACCGAATCGATCCCGATCGAGGACGCCTAG
- a CDS encoding ABC transporter permease: MVNYYVKRTAKAIVTIYVVITLSFGLTRMLPGNPASRIRGRLSSIGYTEEQIQVVLSNLGYNPDVPLPQKFIDYIVGLHQGSLGSSIQVAGGGTPVTEIMATRLPWTIMITLVSIVLFFAISITLGAIMAYREGSRFDTANSAIAIFASGIPFFVMAILLVFIFGQTLGWFPTGRRYSLDVTPGFNLAFLHSVIYHGTLPIAAIVISRYGVRALSMRGNSISILGKGYVEVAKLRGLPERVIALRYVGRNAVLPMYTGMLLSFGWVLGGTIVLEDVFNYKGLGWMLFQAYDYRDYPVLMGAFLVITLSLVIGIFLADLSYGFVDPRIKTGDESESF, translated from the coding sequence ATGGTAAACTACTACGTCAAACGGACGGCGAAGGCGATTGTGACGATCTACGTCGTCATCACCCTGAGCTTCGGCCTCACCCGAATGCTTCCCGGTAATCCGGCAAGCAGGATCAGAGGGCGGCTCTCGTCGATAGGGTATACAGAAGAACAGATCCAAGTCGTCCTCTCGAACCTCGGATACAATCCGGACGTACCGCTCCCGCAAAAGTTCATCGACTACATTGTTGGCTTACACCAGGGAAGCCTGGGTTCGTCGATCCAGGTCGCGGGTGGTGGCACACCTGTTACCGAGATCATGGCCACTCGTCTCCCGTGGACGATCATGATCACCTTGGTCTCGATCGTCCTCTTCTTCGCGATCTCGATCACGCTCGGTGCGATCATGGCCTACCGGGAAGGGTCGCGCTTCGACACCGCCAACTCGGCGATCGCGATCTTCGCCAGTGGGATCCCCTTCTTCGTCATGGCGATCCTTCTGGTATTCATCTTTGGGCAGACTCTCGGGTGGTTCCCGACTGGACGACGATACTCGCTCGACGTGACCCCTGGTTTCAACCTGGCGTTTCTCCACAGCGTGATCTATCACGGCACGCTTCCGATCGCGGCGATCGTCATCTCGCGATACGGCGTTCGCGCGCTCTCGATGCGTGGGAACAGTATCTCCATTCTCGGGAAGGGCTACGTCGAGGTCGCAAAGCTCAGGGGCCTTCCCGAACGCGTCATCGCACTCCGATACGTCGGCCGCAACGCCGTGTTGCCGATGTACACCGGGATGTTGCTGTCGTTCGGGTGGGTCCTCGGTGGGACGATCGTCCTCGAGGACGTGTTCAATTACAAGGGACTAGGCTGGATGTTGTTCCAGGCGTACGACTACCGTGATTACCCCGTCCTCATGGGGGCGTTCCTGGTGATTACATTGTCGCTAGTGATCGGCATCTTCCTGGCTGACCTCTCGTATGGGTTCGTCGATCCGCGGATCAAGACGGGTGATGAAAGTGAGTCATTCTGA
- a CDS encoding lycopene cyclase domain-containing protein, whose protein sequence is MAIARHRSGSVPAARALASQVHPVFMLPPIAVSLTGSLLAARATGSFTPTVAALHATAIFAAVYTAHVKDGYVDFFVRSEDDDHPLSVGGCRVALLAAGLVFVAALAGLFLTAGAGAAALTAPTWALGYFHAPQLDTHPVTATGGYPAGIALSLLGAYVAGAGTVSRTVLGLAGVLLAVLLGIKIIDDAQDLAYDRSIDKRTVAVVLGPTRARRLAEGILAAGLLGVAVLAAVGVFPTETILAVFAFGAVAAIAHRAEPRLATMLLVRGAYVFLAVLLVALWYRPLAGPLPVDIGVLGPYTYIATEVVFGAFALALLWRADAIPNAARTIAVLYPLAYVWDWYTLEVGVFAIELRTGVNLLGIPIEEHLFMLVVPALVLGIHETLHRWRARNARCE, encoded by the coding sequence ATGGCGATCGCCCGTCACCGGTCAGGCAGCGTCCCGGCGGCCCGGGCACTGGCGTCACAGGTCCATCCGGTGTTCATGCTCCCGCCGATTGCCGTCTCACTGACGGGATCGCTACTCGCCGCCCGGGCGACGGGTTCGTTCACACCCACAGTCGCCGCGCTGCACGCGACGGCTATCTTCGCGGCCGTCTACACGGCGCACGTCAAGGACGGCTACGTCGACTTCTTCGTCCGGAGCGAGGACGACGACCACCCGCTGTCGGTCGGCGGGTGTCGAGTAGCGTTACTCGCGGCTGGGCTCGTCTTCGTGGCCGCCCTCGCTGGCCTCTTCTTGACCGCTGGCGCAGGGGCCGCCGCGCTGACCGCGCCGACGTGGGCGCTTGGGTACTTCCACGCACCACAGTTGGACACACATCCCGTGACGGCGACGGGCGGGTATCCGGCCGGGATCGCGCTGTCGTTGCTGGGTGCCTACGTAGCGGGGGCCGGAACGGTCTCGAGGACGGTGCTCGGACTGGCGGGCGTGTTGCTCGCCGTCCTCCTGGGAATCAAGATCATCGACGACGCCCAGGACCTGGCGTACGACCGCTCGATCGACAAACGGACTGTAGCCGTCGTCCTCGGTCCGACGCGCGCACGCCGACTGGCGGAGGGGATACTGGCGGCTGGATTGCTCGGTGTGGCCGTTCTCGCTGCCGTCGGCGTTTTTCCGACGGAAACGATTCTCGCAGTCTTCGCGTTCGGGGCCGTGGCAGCTATCGCCCACCGGGCCGAGCCACGCCTGGCGACAATGCTGCTCGTCCGTGGTGCGTACGTCTTCCTCGCGGTGTTGCTCGTCGCGCTGTGGTACCGCCCGCTCGCTGGGCCGCTTCCCGTCGACATCGGTGTGCTCGGCCCCTATACCTACATCGCGACCGAGGTCGTCTTCGGCGCGTTCGCTCTGGCGCTGTTGTGGCGAGCCGACGCCATCCCAAATGCCGCCCGAACAATCGCCGTTCTGTATCCACTGGCGTACGTCTGGGACTGGTACACGCTCGAAGTCGGCGTCTTCGCCATCGAGCTTCGGACCGGAGTCAACCTGCTCGGGATTCCGATCGAGGAACACCTGTTCATGCTCGTCGTCCCGGCGCTGGTACTCGGTATCCACGAGACACTCCACAGATGGCGCGCCAGAAACGCCAGATGTGAATGA
- a CDS encoding ABC transporter substrate-binding protein codes for MASEQSSGSFEDVVNRRNFIRLAGATGATMLAGCQGDETDTTESGTGNGDENGGTGNGDENGGTGNGDENGGESDVYDVTVESAAARGMELLDWNAQFAGWPNIWGRWLAYERYAQYNMTENEWMPRLIQDWSVDGTTITLNIREDHTYANGDQVTAEDIKANTVMNLATGAAFSEVFDSFNEVDDKTLEIETTKEVNPAIVEFTLLSQLQQAKMDAPYDELYQRYWEDEEDGVASDIQGREPQVPDYVSGIFGAESMDDEQYMMVRNPEHPDAGNVNFERYRFPNYPGNQGNWEAMIGDQIDTIMSAFTPSNIRAEMADHWVEYNFPGYWGVGYVFNHDEEAAPHISKRAVRQAITHAINREEVVTAAGAQIKEAFPTPAAISANVQDDWIDVGGAFPAMQGGAEKAAEVMQDAGYEKNSSGFWAMDGETVSFEVVVPSSWSDWVTATQAVVPQLQDAGFDVEMNRVNNINTVVGEGNFKMAARPWSPGNARSSHPYFPLNWVFGRAYNNAHSYPGAEEGAEIEVPAMDGDGTMSVNVQKRLDDLSTASGDEAKSIVQELAWVSHQDLPYLPVINKVEQSWISERRLSAPDPDDPAGNVKWPTFYAPRVGKMQWQGE; via the coding sequence ATGGCTAGTGAACAGTCTTCAGGGAGTTTCGAAGACGTAGTGAATCGCCGTAATTTCATCCGGCTGGCTGGCGCGACCGGCGCGACCATGCTCGCCGGGTGTCAGGGTGACGAGACGGACACCACAGAATCCGGCACCGGGAACGGTGACGAGAACGGTGGCACTGGAAACGGTGACGAGAACGGTGGCACCGGAAACGGTGACGAGAACGGTGGCGAATCGGACGTCTACGACGTCACGGTCGAATCCGCCGCCGCTCGTGGGATGGAACTGCTCGACTGGAACGCCCAGTTCGCCGGGTGGCCGAACATCTGGGGCCGCTGGCTCGCGTACGAGCGCTATGCTCAGTACAACATGACGGAAAACGAATGGATGCCGCGGCTCATCCAGGACTGGTCAGTCGACGGGACGACCATCACGCTGAACATCCGTGAGGACCACACCTACGCGAACGGCGATCAGGTGACAGCCGAGGACATCAAGGCGAACACCGTGATGAACCTCGCGACGGGGGCTGCGTTCTCGGAAGTCTTCGACTCGTTCAACGAGGTCGACGACAAGACCCTCGAGATCGAGACTACCAAAGAAGTCAACCCGGCGATCGTCGAGTTCACGCTCCTTTCGCAACTCCAGCAGGCGAAGATGGACGCGCCTTACGACGAGCTCTACCAGCGCTACTGGGAGGACGAGGAAGACGGCGTTGCCAGCGACATTCAGGGTCGCGAACCCCAGGTGCCCGACTACGTCTCCGGTATCTTCGGCGCGGAGAGCATGGACGACGAGCAGTACATGATGGTGCGCAACCCCGAGCACCCCGACGCCGGCAACGTCAACTTCGAGCGCTACCGGTTCCCGAACTACCCGGGCAACCAGGGTAATTGGGAGGCCATGATCGGTGATCAGATCGACACGATCATGAGTGCCTTCACCCCATCGAACATCCGGGCAGAAATGGCCGACCACTGGGTGGAATACAACTTCCCCGGCTACTGGGGTGTCGGCTACGTGTTCAACCACGACGAGGAGGCCGCGCCGCATATCTCGAAGCGAGCGGTCCGTCAGGCCATCACCCACGCCATCAACCGGGAAGAGGTCGTCACCGCCGCGGGTGCACAGATCAAGGAGGCCTTCCCGACCCCGGCCGCCATCTCCGCGAACGTCCAGGACGATTGGATCGACGTGGGCGGCGCGTTCCCGGCAATGCAGGGCGGCGCAGAGAAGGCCGCAGAGGTCATGCAGGACGCCGGCTACGAGAAGAACTCAAGCGGGTTCTGGGCAATGGACGGCGAGACCGTCTCGTTCGAGGTCGTCGTGCCGAGTAGCTGGAGTGACTGGGTCACGGCGACCCAGGCTGTGGTCCCACAGCTTCAGGACGCCGGATTCGACGTGGAGATGAACCGTGTCAACAACATCAACACGGTCGTCGGCGAAGGGAACTTCAAGATGGCGGCCCGTCCGTGGTCGCCTGGCAACGCCCGGTCCTCGCACCCGTACTTCCCGCTGAACTGGGTCTTCGGCCGTGCGTACAACAACGCCCACAGTTACCCCGGTGCCGAGGAAGGCGCCGAGATCGAGGTTCCGGCGATGGACGGCGACGGCACCATGTCGGTCAACGTCCAGAAGCGCCTCGACGATCTCTCGACAGCAAGCGGCGACGAAGCCAAGTCGATCGTCCAGGAGCTCGCGTGGGTCTCCCATCAGGATCTCCCGTACCTGCCGGTCATCAACAAGGTAGAGCAGTCCTGGATCAGCGAACGGCGGCTGTCGGCTCCCGACCCCGACGACCCGGCGGGCAACGTCAAGTGGCCGACGTTCTACGCTCCGCGTGTCGGAAAGATGCAGTGGCAGGGCGAGTGA
- a CDS encoding DUF7561 family protein produces the protein MTTDPCDGCGREVRIAGGIGDMWGADHSATGGMTLELADGTEHFLCSDCIEALPDHREVEAADVAALETRDD, from the coding sequence ATGACGACTGATCCCTGTGACGGCTGTGGCCGCGAGGTGCGGATCGCCGGCGGGATCGGCGACATGTGGGGTGCTGACCACTCGGCCACTGGCGGGATGACCCTCGAACTCGCCGATGGGACCGAGCACTTCCTGTGTTCGGACTGCATCGAGGCGCTGCCCGACCACCGCGAGGTCGAGGCGGCTGACGTGGCCGCACTCGAGACCCGAGACGACTGA
- a CDS encoding RNA-guided endonuclease InsQ/TnpB family protein, translating into MEINRTAVVKLSVPSDRRDDLKRTMNTFRDATQWFADRGWDGDDDGYVITSGNHLQRLVYDDIREDTGLHADLTVAAADHAANVLDGCVEKMKAGERTSKPVFTSNTTVYNTNAITYFDGYCSLAAYGGSRVHAEYIYPDDSIQAEYMESDEWQKQGAKLRYDHQSDTYYLHVSVKKEREDSSGEAENQSTVLGVDRNVDGYLAVTSTGAFIGNADLLNHKRREYERRRARLQQQGTRSAHITIQSIGDTFANWSEDFLHQASKELIKEAVSQNCTTIVFENLENIRDCISNASKFQQWAFNELKRQVEYKAKAEGISVRTVHPAYTSQRCSETGCGFTHEDNRDGDEFACQKCGKELHSDYNAARNIAHKYIQNRRKSGSGGVTYHLALKSGTVNGNGDYSPSTV; encoded by the coding sequence ATGGAGATTAATCGTACCGCAGTTGTCAAGCTCTCCGTCCCTAGCGACCGCCGTGACGACCTGAAACGGACGATGAACACGTTTCGGGACGCAACACAGTGGTTCGCAGACCGGGGATGGGATGGTGATGACGACGGGTACGTGATTACGTCGGGTAATCATCTCCAGCGCCTTGTCTACGACGACATTCGTGAGGACACTGGATTGCACGCTGACCTGACCGTTGCCGCAGCAGACCATGCCGCGAACGTACTTGATGGGTGCGTTGAAAAAATGAAAGCGGGTGAACGCACCTCAAAGCCGGTGTTCACGTCGAATACAACGGTCTACAACACGAACGCAATCACCTACTTCGACGGTTATTGCTCACTGGCCGCGTATGGTGGCAGTCGCGTTCATGCGGAATACATCTATCCAGACGACTCGATTCAGGCCGAGTATATGGAAAGCGACGAATGGCAGAAACAGGGCGCAAAGCTCCGGTACGACCACCAATCAGATACCTATTATCTCCACGTCTCCGTCAAGAAGGAACGCGAAGATTCGTCGGGAGAAGCCGAGAACCAATCAACCGTTCTCGGCGTAGACCGGAACGTGGACGGGTATCTCGCAGTCACCAGCACAGGCGCGTTCATCGGGAACGCCGACCTGCTGAATCACAAACGCCGCGAGTACGAACGCCGCCGCGCTCGCCTCCAACAACAGGGCACACGAAGCGCACACATCACTATCCAGTCCATCGGTGACACTTTCGCTAACTGGTCAGAGGACTTCTTGCACCAAGCATCGAAGGAACTGATCAAAGAAGCTGTTTCTCAGAACTGTACGACCATTGTCTTCGAGAACTTGGAGAATATTCGTGACTGTATCTCGAACGCCTCGAAGTTCCAGCAATGGGCATTCAACGAACTGAAACGCCAAGTCGAATACAAGGCGAAGGCCGAAGGAATTTCGGTTAGGACAGTGCATCCAGCCTACACCAGTCAACGGTGTTCCGAAACGGGGTGTGGCTTTACGCACGAGGACAACCGTGATGGTGACGAGTTCGCGTGCCAGAAATGTGGCAAAGAGCTACACAGCGACTACAATGCGGCGCGAAACATTGCACACAAATATATCCAGAATCGGCGCAAGTCTGGTTCTGGAGGGGTAACCTATCACCTTGCCCTGAAGTCGGGAACAGTGAACGGGAATGGTGACTACTCACCTTCCACGGTCTAG
- a CDS encoding cold-shock protein, whose product MATGTVDFFNDTGGYGFIETEDADEDVFFHMEDVGGPDLEEGQEVEFDIEQAEKGPRATNVVRQ is encoded by the coding sequence ATGGCAACTGGTACGGTCGATTTCTTCAACGACACTGGCGGTTACGGTTTCATCGAGACTGAGGATGCGGACGAAGACGTGTTCTTCCACATGGAAGACGTCGGCGGCCCGGACCTCGAAGAAGGACAGGAAGTCGAATTCGACATCGAACAGGCCGAGAAGGGCCCCCGCGCGACCAACGTCGTCCGCCAGTAA
- a CDS encoding ABC transporter permease, which yields MKVSHSESETSADELQWTYDAEDAVEVSLRDKAREFYRNRIYEPGVVVLDDWRFIIGGLILLLYVFVATIGVWLVPYPETHLTPALRLTPAFDWHSLFNLGGFNLAYPTFHDLSYPLGTTKTGRSIFGLVVHSTPKMLVMVISGGVFATVIATLLGTVAGYKGGRVDGAISMFIDIAMTIPGLPLVMVLALALQDLEVFGIGIGFAQLGRLPEPLNVLRPATIGMVIMINYWGGLGRAIRSQVLTLRQENYVEASRTMGVSSWKIILKDVIPNLMPYILINFVTAARFVVFSAVGLYYLGVLPTDVANWGVMISDAYDQGAIAGLSIWNWLFPPVLAMLFLALGLILLSQSMDRVFNPRVRTKLSSFDQIDSDEDDVEEVMNE from the coding sequence ATGAAAGTGAGTCATTCTGAATCGGAGACGTCGGCAGACGAACTGCAGTGGACCTACGACGCGGAAGACGCTGTCGAGGTGAGCCTCCGCGACAAGGCCCGGGAGTTCTATCGGAACCGCATCTACGAACCGGGCGTCGTCGTCCTCGACGACTGGCGGTTCATCATTGGGGGACTCATCCTCCTCCTGTACGTCTTCGTCGCGACGATCGGCGTCTGGCTGGTTCCCTATCCCGAGACGCATCTCACGCCGGCACTGCGGCTGACACCGGCGTTCGACTGGCATAGTCTATTCAACCTCGGAGGGTTCAACCTCGCGTACCCCACGTTCCACGATCTGTCGTATCCGCTCGGGACGACAAAGACTGGGCGGTCCATCTTCGGTCTCGTCGTCCACTCGACGCCGAAGATGCTGGTCATGGTCATTTCGGGCGGTGTCTTCGCGACGGTCATCGCGACGCTCCTCGGGACGGTTGCGGGGTACAAGGGTGGCCGCGTCGACGGGGCGATCTCGATGTTCATCGACATCGCGATGACGATCCCCGGCCTCCCGCTCGTGATGGTCCTCGCGCTCGCGCTCCAGGACCTGGAAGTCTTCGGGATCGGCATCGGATTCGCCCAGCTCGGTAGGCTCCCGGAGCCGTTGAACGTCCTCCGGCCGGCGACCATCGGGATGGTCATCATGATCAACTACTGGGGCGGCCTCGGACGGGCGATCCGCTCGCAGGTGTTGACGCTGCGCCAGGAGAACTACGTCGAGGCGTCCCGGACGATGGGCGTCAGCTCCTGGAAGATCATCTTAAAGGACGTGATCCCGAACCTGATGCCGTACATTCTGATCAACTTCGTCACCGCGGCCCGGTTCGTGGTCTTCTCGGCCGTCGGGTTGTACTACCTCGGCGTCCTGCCGACGGACGTCGCCAACTGGGGCGTCATGATCAGCGACGCCTACGACCAGGGCGCGATCGCTGGGCTCAGCATCTGGAACTGGCTGTTCCCACCCGTCCTCGCCATGTTGTTCCTGGCGCTGGGACTGATCTTGCTCTCCCAGTCGATGGACCGCGTCTTCAACCCACGGGTCCGGACGAAACTGTCGTCGTTCGACCAAATTGATTCCGACGAGGACGACGTCGAGGAGGTTATGAACGAATGA
- a CDS encoding DUF5811 family protein: MYGNSPVSGQSEPDVELTPEERRSLRNDLSRVAAKTRELLPGEFVVGSELSSGASGPEAMIAVQPPVGSPVSAGYTPEPDTDLRIDDQECTDLAQGLAASAALQVKQAMGNDDTPTAQ; the protein is encoded by the coding sequence ATGTATGGAAATTCGCCGGTCTCCGGGCAGTCGGAGCCTGACGTCGAACTCACGCCGGAAGAGCGTCGGTCGCTCCGGAACGATCTCTCCCGTGTCGCCGCCAAGACGCGGGAGTTGCTGCCCGGCGAGTTCGTCGTGGGCTCGGAACTGTCGAGCGGGGCCAGCGGCCCCGAAGCGATGATCGCCGTCCAGCCGCCAGTCGGGTCGCCAGTGAGTGCCGGATACACCCCCGAACCGGACACCGACCTCCGGATCGACGACCAGGAGTGTACGGACCTCGCCCAGGGCCTCGCCGCCAGCGCAGCTCTCCAGGTCAAGCAGGCGATGGGCAACGACGACACGCCGACGGCGCAGTAA
- a CDS encoding ABC transporter ATP-binding protein: MSTDNLTAASDEQPLEVEKVEKPDPIMRLDDVRVTFEMDRGISRVLDDINMDIGRGEIVGIVGESGAGKSTLVSAMMDSVEEPGVLEGSIEYRPSEGEAVDILEFNDEQLRQWRWEEVAMVFQGAMSSFNPVKQIKDHFVETLKAHDENVKEGMQRARDLIADLYMQPDRVMSAYPHELSGGMRQRTLLALAMVLDPEMLIMDEPTAALDLLMQRSILQLLRDLQQEYDISMVFITHDLALVASLADRLAVMYAFRMVEVGPKEKMLRDPGHPYTRMLLNSTPDIDAPIDQNRSIEGSSPDPLNVPQGCSFHPRCPLAEDACLEAEPNQFLLDDDHGAACFRWEEAQESMPLVYEQEVESVDSEEVETSTSARHSPDEVPLISINDLEVHFEQSQGIVQSMFGDDPNVVRAVDGVNLDIYEQDVVALVGESGCGKTTLGKTILGLQEPTNGSIEYRGVDLVEAKKGNAEMSWDEIRKSLQIIHQDPGSSLNPNRRLKSILSVPLKQIHPEMSTGERLDRIYTLMNYVGLTPATEYGERYPHQLSGGEKQRVALCRALLMNPDLILADEAISALDVSLRVEMMDLMLELQEEFDTSFLFISHDLSNARYLAQKSGGRIAGMYLGEFVEIGPAEQITRNPSHPYTDVLRWGTPNIDPEKADIGEMPMRKIDIPDPINPPSGCRFHTRCPEAREACIKEKPAAQQIDVDGFHTSSCFREYGEDHPYWDSEPVTDEMIDD, encoded by the coding sequence ATGAGTACTGACAACCTGACTGCGGCGTCTGACGAACAGCCACTCGAAGTCGAGAAAGTCGAGAAGCCCGACCCGATCATGCGTCTCGACGACGTTCGGGTCACCTTCGAGATGGATCGGGGGATCTCACGGGTCCTCGACGACATCAACATGGACATCGGCCGCGGCGAAATCGTCGGCATCGTCGGTGAGAGCGGCGCGGGCAAGTCCACGCTGGTCTCAGCGATGATGGACTCCGTCGAGGAACCCGGCGTCCTCGAGGGCTCGATCGAATATCGGCCTTCGGAGGGCGAGGCTGTCGACATTCTCGAGTTCAACGACGAACAGCTCCGGCAGTGGCGCTGGGAGGAAGTCGCGATGGTCTTCCAGGGGGCGATGAGTTCGTTCAACCCCGTCAAACAGATCAAAGACCATTTCGTCGAAACGCTGAAAGCCCACGACGAAAATGTCAAGGAGGGTATGCAGCGGGCTCGCGATCTCATCGCGGACCTCTACATGCAGCCCGACCGCGTGATGAGTGCGTATCCACACGAACTCTCGGGCGGCATGCGCCAGCGCACGCTGTTGGCTCTGGCGATGGTGCTCGATCCCGAGATGTTGATCATGGACGAGCCGACGGCTGCTCTGGACCTGCTGATGCAGCGTTCGATCCTCCAGCTCCTCCGAGATCTCCAACAGGAGTACGACATCTCGATGGTGTTCATCACGCACGACCTGGCGCTTGTGGCCAGCCTGGCCGACCGCCTGGCGGTGATGTACGCCTTCCGGATGGTCGAGGTCGGGCCCAAAGAGAAGATGCTCAGGGATCCCGGCCACCCCTACACGCGAATGCTGTTGAACTCGACGCCGGACATCGACGCCCCGATCGACCAGAACCGCTCGATCGAGGGGTCGAGTCCGGACCCGCTGAACGTCCCCCAGGGGTGTTCGTTCCACCCCCGGTGTCCACTGGCCGAGGACGCGTGCCTCGAGGCCGAACCCAACCAGTTCCTGCTCGATGACGACCACGGCGCCGCGTGTTTCCGCTGGGAGGAGGCCCAGGAGTCGATGCCACTGGTCTACGAGCAGGAGGTCGAGAGCGTAGACAGTGAGGAAGTGGAAACCTCGACCAGCGCCAGGCACTCGCCGGACGAGGTGCCGTTGATTTCCATCAACGACCTCGAAGTCCACTTCGAGCAGTCACAGGGGATCGTCCAGTCGATGTTCGGTGACGATCCGAACGTCGTCCGCGCCGTCGACGGCGTCAACCTCGACATCTACGAACAGGACGTGGTCGCGCTGGTCGGCGAATCCGGCTGTGGAAAGACGACCCTCGGGAAGACGATCCTCGGACTTCAGGAACCCACCAATGGGTCCATCGAGTACCGCGGCGTCGACCTCGTGGAGGCCAAGAAAGGCAACGCCGAGATGTCCTGGGACGAGATCCGCAAGTCATTGCAGATCATCCACCAGGACCCGGGGAGTTCGCTCAATCCCAACCGTCGGCTAAAGTCGATCCTGTCGGTTCCGCTCAAGCAGATCCACCCCGAGATGAGTACCGGGGAGCGCCTCGACCGGATCTACACGCTGATGAACTACGTCGGCTTGACGCCGGCGACGGAGTACGGCGAACGGTATCCCCACCAGCTCAGCGGCGGAGAGAAACAGCGCGTCGCGCTGTGTCGCGCGTTGCTGATGAACCCGGACCTGATCCTGGCCGACGAGGCCATCTCGGCGCTCGACGTCTCCTTGCGCGTCGAGATGATGGACCTGATGCTCGAGCTCCAGGAGGAGTTCGACACGTCGTTCCTGTTCATCTCTCATGACCTCTCGAACGCCCGATATCTCGCCCAGAAGTCCGGCGGCCGCATCGCCGGGATGTATCTCGGCGAGTTCGTCGAGATCGGGCCGGCCGAGCAGATTACGCGGAATCCGTCCCATCCCTATACGGACGTCCTGCGATGGGGGACGCCCAATATCGACCCCGAGAAGGCCGATATCGGCGAGATGCCGATGCGCAAAATCGACATCCCCGACCCGATCAATCCACCTTCTGGTTGTCGGTTCCACACGCGCTGTCCAGAAGCTCGCGAGGCCTGCATCAAGGAGAAGCCTGCGGCCCAACAGATCGACGTCGACGGCTTCCACACCTCGAGTTGCTTCCGGGAGTACGGTGAGGACCACCCCTACTGGGATAGCGAGCCGGTCACCGACGAGATGATCGACGACTGA